The Tamandua tetradactyla isolate mTamTet1 chromosome 23, mTamTet1.pri, whole genome shotgun sequence genome includes a window with the following:
- the LOC143666541 gene encoding olfactory receptor 8K5-like: MDQQNLTVPSEFILLGVTRRPELQGPLFGVFLLIYMVTLVGNLGMIILTKLDSHLHTPMYFFIRHLAFIDLGNSTVICPKMLVNFVEKQNTISYYACAMQLAFFILFIISEFFILSAMAYDRYVAICNPLLYSVVMNQRLCNVLVGVPYLYSTVLSLMFTIKIFTLTFCGSNIISHFYCDNIPLTSMLCSNERELGLMSIVFAAFNLISSLLSVLVSYMLILIAIFRMHSAQGRKKAFSTCGSHLTVVVVFYGTLLFMYVQPNSVHSFESDKMVSVFYTLVIPMLNPLIYSLRNKEVKNAFYRVFKIP; this comes from the coding sequence ATGGACCAACAGAATCTGACAGTGCCATCTGAATTCATTCTACTGGGAGTCACAAGGCGCCCTGAGCTGCAGGGTCCCCTTTTTGGGGTCTTTCTCCTCATCTACATGGTCACGCTGGTGGGAAACCTGGGCATGATCATCCTGACCAAGCTGGACTCCCATCTCCACACCCCTATGTATTTCTTTATCAGACACCTGGCTTTCATTGATCTTGGCAATTCTACTGTCATTTGTCCCAAGATGCTGGTAAATTTTGTTGAGAAGCAAAATACAATTTCTTATTATGCCTGTGCCATGCAATtggcttttttcattttgttcattatcagtgaatttttcatattgtcggccatggcttatgaccgctatgtggccatctgtaacccTCTGTTGTACAGTGTTGTAATGAACCAGAGACTTTGCAATGTGCTTGTGGGTGTCCCCTACCTCTACAGCACAGTTCTGTCTCTGATGTTCACCATTAAGATATTTACATTGACCTTTTGTGGTTCTAATATCATCAGTCATTTCTACTGTGATAATATTCCCTTGACATCTATGCTCTGTTCCAATGAAAGAGAACTAGGATTAATGAGCATAGTATTTGCAGCATTTAATTtgatttcctcccttctctcagTCCTAGTATCCTACATGTTAATACTGATAGCCATATTTCGAATGCACTCAGCCCAGGGCAGGAAAAAAGCGTTCTCCACTTGTGGTTCTCATCTGACTGTGGTGGTTGTGTTCTATGGGACTCTACTATTTATGTATGTACAACCTAACTCTGTTCACTCTTTTGAAAGTGACAAAATGGTCTCTGTGTTTTACACTTTAGTCATCCCTATGCTTAACCCCTTGATCTACAGTTTAAGGAACAAAGAGGTAAAAAATGCCTTCTACAGAGTCTTTAAGATTCCATGA